Within the Kribbella aluminosa genome, the region CGACTTCGGTGAACGCGCCGGGCGGGTCCGCGACCTGGGCATCCGGATCGCGATGCTCGGCCGGGTGTTCTTCACCGCGCTGACGCTGGTCGCGGCGCTCGCGACGGCATTGGTGTACGGCGTGGGCGGCAACCTGGCCGTCCGCCAGACTCTGACGGTCGGGACGCTGCTCGCCCTCGTCGCGCTGCTGGGCCGGCTGTACGGTCCGCTGACCGCGTTGTCCAACGTGCGCGTCGACGTGATGACCGCACTGGTGTCGTTCGAGCGCGTCTTCGAGGTGCTCGACCTGGAGCCGATGATCAAGAACGCCCCGGATGCCACCGACCTGCCCGCCGATGCGGCCAGCGTCGAGTTCGACCATGTCGCGTTCTCGTACCCGACCGCCGAGCAGGTCTCGCTCGCGAGCCTCGAGTCGGTGGCCGTCCTGGACAAGCGGGCGTCGGCGCAGGTCCTGGAGGACGTGAGCTTCGTCGTACGACCCGGCCAGATGATCGCCCTGGTCGGCCCGTCAGGCGCCGGCAAGACCACCATCACGAACCTGGTCGCTCGGCTGTACGACGTGACCGGGGGAGCGGTACGGGTCGGCGGGCGGGACGTCCGTGACGTCACGCTCCAATCGCTCCACGACACCATCGGGTACGTCACCCAGGACGCCCACATGTTCCACGACACGATCCGCGCGAACCTGCTGTACGCGAAGCCGGAGGCCGCCGAGGACGAGATGGTGGCGGCGTTGCAGGCGGCCCAGATCTGGGAGCTGGTGTCCGGGCTCCCGGACGGCCTGGACACGGTCGTCGGCGACCGCGGCCACCGGCTCTCCGGTGGCGAGCGGCAACGACTCGCAATCGCCCGGTTGTTGCTCAAGGCACCGAAGGTCGTCGTACTCGACGAGGCGACCGCCCACCTGGACTCCGAGTCCGAGGTCGCCGTCCAGCGGGCCCTGGACACCGCGCTCGAAGGCCGTACGTCGCTGGTGATCGCGCACCGGCTGTCGACGGTCCGGAACGCGGACCAGATCCTGGTCGTTGACCACGGCAACGTCATCGAGCGCGGCACGCACGAGCAGTTGCTCGCGGCCGGCGGCGAGTACGCGGATCTGTATCACACACAGTTCAAGGAGTCCGGCACAGCGGCAGGTGTCTGACAGCCGGACTCACTGACCCGGTTCTGCTCCGGCACCAGCCGGCCGCGAGTCGTGCTCCAGCAGATGCAGCACGGGTACGCCGAGATGCCGGCGGGCGGAGTTGGTCCAGTCCAGATGGAAGAACTCGGCCACGATGTGCGGCCGGGTCAGGATAATGACCTCCTGGCCTTGGCTGTGCTGGACGGTCGCGACCAGCGCGTCGATCGGCCGGTCGTGGGAGATGCCGCCCTCGGCGTTCTGCCCGAGATCGCGGAGCCGTTGGACGCTGCGGCCGCTGCAGCCCTTGGCCTCGGAGTCGATCGCCCGTTGCGCCTCGACGAGGTCGTCCCGCTGACCCGCGAGGCCCGGCCCGTAGAGGTCCGCCGTACCGAGCGCGCTGATCGACGCCTCGACGCCTGCCTCGGCGTTGTGGCACGGCACGAGCACGTGGTACATGATCGGCTCGGGCATGTCCTGATGGAGTTCGACGACGCGTTTCGCGTCGGGCTCGGACAGTTCCTGTTCGACAAGCAGTACGACGTCGTACATCGTGCCACCTCCGGTGCTTACCAGTCGGTATGCCTCCATAGTGCCCGGTCGGCGGTGGTTAGTCACGGGGCCTCCCGGTCTGGACTGAGGAGCGGCGGGAGCGAAGCGACCAGAGCGACGAGGGAAGACCGGGAGTAACAGCACCGTGACTCGCCGCACCGGAGGCGCGGCATCGGCAGAGTATTCAACTGGATCGTTGCAGTCTTCGCGTTCCGTAGGTTCGCAGTGCGCGGAGCAGGTCGACCTCACGGAACGCGGGCCAGTACAGGTCGCAGAACTCGATGTCCGAGCCGGTCGCCTGCCAGAGCAGGAAGTCCGACATCCGCAGCTCGCCGCTCGTCCGGATGACAAGATCCGGGTCCGGCAGACCGGGAACGTACAGGTGCCGGCCGATCTCCTCCTCGGTCAGCCCGTCCGCGACGTCCTCGAGCGAACGCCCGGCGGCGGCCGCCTCGTCCAGCGCCGACCTGACCGCGTCCAGCACCTCGAGCCGCCCGGAGTAGCCGATCGCCAGCGTCAGGTCCCCGGCGCGCCGGTCGCCGCTCAGCTCGACCGCCTCCTTCAGCGCCCGGGCCGTTGAGTCCGGCAACAGATCCAGCCGGCCCGCGACGTGCAGCCGCCAGCGGTGGTCCCGGCGTACATGCTCGGCCAGCAC harbors:
- a CDS encoding ABC transporter ATP-binding protein, which codes for MMGGMAAAGWRRQDASVVGRKLAKGTVRRILRFAKPFRWQITAFLVLVIASAFLVIASPLLFKKIVDDGITKGNAGLVTALALVVALLAVVEAVLGLVQRSFSARIGEGLIYDLRTKVFGHVQRMPVAFFTRTQTGALVSRLNNDVIGAQQAFTTTLSGVVSNIISLILVVGAMLVLSWQLTLVAIVLLPIFLIPARVLGRRLAAMTREQMNLNAEMSTAMTERFSVGGALLVTLFGHPALEERDFGERAGRVRDLGIRIAMLGRVFFTALTLVAALATALVYGVGGNLAVRQTLTVGTLLALVALLGRLYGPLTALSNVRVDVMTALVSFERVFEVLDLEPMIKNAPDATDLPADAASVEFDHVAFSYPTAEQVSLASLESVAVLDKRASAQVLEDVSFVVRPGQMIALVGPSGAGKTTITNLVARLYDVTGGAVRVGGRDVRDVTLQSLHDTIGYVTQDAHMFHDTIRANLLYAKPEAAEDEMVAALQAAQIWELVSGLPDGLDTVVGDRGHRLSGGERQRLAIARLLLKAPKVVVLDEATAHLDSESEVAVQRALDTALEGRTSLVIAHRLSTVRNADQILVVDHGNVIERGTHEQLLAAGGEYADLYHTQFKESGTAAGV
- the uppS gene encoding polyprenyl diphosphate synthase, translating into MILYGLYARRLRDQLKGLPKPQHVAIVMDGNRRWARGAGYDDVRVGHRFGAKHLEQFLQWCADAGITCVTAWVASADNMRKRDSSEVGYLMELTESVLAEHVRRDHRWRLHVAGRLDLLPDSTARALKEAVELSGDRRAGDLTLAIGYSGRLEVLDAVRSALDEAAAAGRSLEDVADGLTEEEIGRHLYVPGLPDPDLVIRTSGELRMSDFLLWQATGSDIEFCDLYWPAFREVDLLRALRTYGTRRLQRSS